Proteins from a genomic interval of Magnetococcales bacterium:
- a CDS encoding heme NO-binding domain-containing protein, producing the protein MHGFVFHKLQEFFLSRADGKSWAAVVANINQRPRAFHVGMIYPDEVFVSLFQSMAAQLNLDPYQAMVAFGRFMAKTLVETGGLLGLIQPGWKTLDVIENTKHLIHSALHSYNPQLQPPDIRCVRLRSNEVAIAYQSPRKLCGVVKGIVMGLADYFGEQVDIHENICMLKKGRLCRINVRLLGVHGESEVGANHEIKEILNHGGDLKLFNLYKGVPISYPALLLKYSENAILIKAPRTQLVAAQAEGVTFMSSPWVDIGLRGRVKGINWQTMSLTLSHIVYAEGQVGQRAAVRIEPGEEVSVIIRSAEQTLTTRLLDISMSGISVESPSSHFFKEDELYQNLELELSLAVKNWDPFLGDLEQRQVELKPTGELLGISSKADRQIMRLVFSDISTKDLATMEQYIMQIQLEVLRDLRERIQ; encoded by the coding sequence ATGCATGGATTCGTTTTCCATAAATTGCAGGAGTTTTTTCTCTCCAGGGCTGATGGCAAAAGCTGGGCTGCTGTGGTGGCCAATATCAACCAGCGCCCCAGGGCTTTTCATGTGGGGATGATCTATCCCGATGAAGTCTTCGTCTCACTCTTTCAAAGTATGGCAGCCCAGCTGAATCTGGACCCCTATCAGGCCATGGTGGCGTTTGGCCGGTTCATGGCCAAAACGCTTGTGGAGACTGGGGGGCTTTTGGGGCTTATCCAGCCCGGTTGGAAAACTCTCGATGTCATCGAAAACACCAAGCACCTCATCCACTCTGCTTTGCACTCCTACAACCCCCAGCTGCAACCGCCGGATATCCGCTGCGTGCGTTTGCGGAGCAACGAAGTAGCCATCGCCTATCAATCCCCAAGAAAATTATGTGGGGTGGTCAAAGGGATTGTTATGGGGCTTGCAGACTATTTTGGCGAACAGGTGGATATCCACGAAAACATTTGCATGCTGAAAAAAGGACGCCTTTGTCGCATCAATGTACGGTTACTGGGGGTCCATGGTGAGTCGGAAGTGGGCGCCAATCATGAAATCAAGGAAATATTGAATCATGGCGGTGACCTGAAGCTGTTCAACCTCTACAAGGGAGTGCCCATTTCCTATCCCGCTCTGCTTTTGAAATATTCTGAAAATGCCATTCTGATCAAAGCGCCCCGAACCCAACTGGTCGCAGCTCAAGCCGAGGGGGTCACTTTCATGTCCAGCCCTTGGGTGGATATCGGCCTGCGTGGTCGGGTCAAGGGCATCAACTGGCAAACCATGAGCTTGACCCTCAGCCATATTGTCTATGCTGAAGGACAGGTAGGACAACGTGCTGCTGTCCGAATTGAACCTGGCGAAGAGGTGTCGGTGATCATCCGTTCTGCAGAGCAAACGCTCACAACACGTTTGCTGGATATTTCCATGAGTGGCATCAGTGTGGAGAGTCCATCATCCCATTTTTTCAAAGAGGATGAACTCTACCAAAACCTGGAGTTGGAACTCTCTCTGGCCGTAAAAAATTGGGATCCATTCCTGGGAGATCTTGAGCAGCGCCAAGTGGAACTCAAGCCTACCGGAGAGCTTCTGGGAATTTCATCAAAAGCTGATCGGCAAATCATGCGGTTGGTCTTTAGTGACATTTCAACCAAGGATCTGGCCACCATGGAGCAATACATCATGCAAATTCAATTGGAAGTACTTCGGGATCTGCGGGAACGCATTCAGTAG
- a CDS encoding response regulator, protein MSHATHRILVLDDDQQLLEVYQDIFSPSREEPSLLDGFAANSESIGEPKPIYQVTTATQGEEGVERVREALADNHPFQVAFVDIRMPPGIDGLEAARRIRAMDDRIYIVIVTAYSDRSVDEIQESIRHDVLLARKPLTREEILQLARNACNSWREDDRLRRLQSDLERQVEEHAMARWYLENLVSSLSEGLLVCTGEGLVTSVNPATVKFLGRSEEALLGSYVSELFPESDLTDLMTRILHQGPQRNIPQTFSTQAGKEVTLMVSGSILQQGDASGLDGSHSLVLVIHQPSPPKKE, encoded by the coding sequence ATGTCCCATGCCACCCACCGAATTTTGGTTTTGGATGACGACCAGCAGCTATTGGAGGTCTATCAGGACATTTTTTCTCCTTCCAGAGAGGAGCCATCCCTGCTTGATGGCTTTGCGGCCAACTCTGAATCCATTGGGGAGCCAAAACCCATTTACCAGGTCACCACTGCCACCCAAGGAGAGGAAGGGGTGGAACGGGTTCGGGAAGCCCTTGCGGACAATCACCCATTCCAGGTGGCCTTTGTGGATATCCGCATGCCCCCCGGTATCGATGGTCTGGAAGCAGCACGCCGTATCCGGGCCATGGATGATCGGATCTACATCGTTATCGTAACCGCCTATAGCGATAGATCCGTTGACGAAATTCAGGAAAGCATCCGCCATGATGTACTCCTGGCTCGCAAACCCTTAACCCGTGAAGAAATCCTTCAGCTGGCTCGTAACGCCTGCAACAGCTGGCGGGAAGATGATCGTCTGCGGCGTCTCCAGAGCGATCTGGAAAGACAGGTTGAAGAGCACGCCATGGCCCGTTGGTATTTGGAAAATCTCGTGTCTTCCCTGTCGGAAGGGTTGTTGGTTTGTACCGGGGAGGGATTGGTGACCTCTGTCAATCCAGCCACGGTCAAGTTTCTGGGCCGGAGTGAAGAGGCGCTGTTGGGATCTTATGTCAGTGAGCTTTTTCCAGAGAGTGACCTGACCGATTTGATGACCCGGATTCTCCATCAGGGTCCCCAGCGCAATATTCCTCAGACCTTTTCGACACAGGCGGGAAAGGAGGTCACGCTGATGGTCTCCGGCTCCATTCTCCAACAAGGAGATGCTTCAGGCCTGGATGGATCCCACTCCCTGGTCCTGGTCATCCACCAGCCGTCTCCTCCAAAAAAGGAGTGA
- a CDS encoding response regulator, which produces MTNRNVLVVDDDQNIVDSYREILSPTQPSSGMSQLDSFVHSSSSKEAPPEQRTPFQVKTANQGLDAVLLVVESLAQKAPFAVAFIDIRMPPGINGLETARRIRELDERIHIIIVTAYSDKHIEEIQETLSHDVIFTRKPLAGDEIYQLARNGCLSWEAQQAHLQEQNRLEHQVENLDAMRWYFTDIISCLNEGIIVCSPFGRIRYMNPAAIRMSGYKPWDLTMKGVGILFRQTDVSQLVRRIVETNAKPRHIHKTLVRADRSTLPILMSGTTICSTDGREQSVLLVLNDLTVLKNVTP; this is translated from the coding sequence ATGACAAACCGAAACGTGTTGGTGGTCGATGACGATCAAAACATAGTGGATAGTTATCGGGAAATTCTTTCTCCCACACAGCCATCGAGTGGGATGTCCCAATTGGATAGTTTTGTCCACTCTTCATCTTCAAAGGAGGCCCCTCCTGAGCAGCGAACTCCGTTTCAGGTCAAAACCGCTAACCAGGGATTGGATGCTGTTTTGCTGGTAGTGGAGTCCCTTGCTCAGAAAGCCCCGTTTGCGGTGGCCTTTATCGACATCCGCATGCCTCCAGGAATCAATGGCCTGGAGACAGCCAGACGCATTCGGGAGTTGGACGAACGAATCCACATCATCATCGTCACAGCCTACAGCGATAAACATATCGAGGAGATCCAGGAAACCCTCTCCCATGACGTGATCTTTACCCGCAAGCCATTGGCCGGGGATGAAATTTACCAGCTGGCAAGAAATGGCTGCCTGAGCTGGGAAGCCCAGCAAGCCCATTTGCAGGAGCAAAACCGGCTGGAACATCAAGTGGAAAACCTGGATGCGATGCGTTGGTACTTCACCGACATCATCTCCTGCCTCAACGAAGGAATCATCGTCTGCTCACCATTTGGCCGAATCCGGTATATGAATCCTGCAGCTATCCGAATGAGTGGATACAAACCGTGGGATCTGACCATGAAGGGGGTGGGTATTCTGTTCCGGCAAACCGATGTCAGTCAGTTGGTGCGACGTATCGTCGAGACCAACGCCAAACCCCGGCATATCCACAAAACGTTGGTTCGCGCCGACCGTTCTACACTCCCGATTCTCATGAGTGGCACCACCATCTGCTCCACGGATGGGCGGGAACAGTCGGTTTTATTGGTATTGAATGATTTGACCGTCCTGAAAAACGTAACGCCGTGA